One stretch of Miscanthus floridulus cultivar M001 chromosome 18, ASM1932011v1, whole genome shotgun sequence DNA includes these proteins:
- the LOC136521822 gene encoding patatin-like protein 3 gives MATTSLALLDHQTLQLPSPPAVAYNCGRSDRLSQEIFSILESNFLFGASPLEGGGACSAGRVRVLSIDGGADGGALAAAALVRLEHRLQELSGNPAARVVDFFDLAAGSGAGGFLAAALFACRMPSEAAREFVAKNRKVLSGGRGGGLMSMSFRRARPEALFRKVFGDLTVRDAAKPLLIPCYDMASAAPFVFSRADAVEADAFDFPLWQVCAAACGVGPAEVASLDGRTRLHAAAGAGGGGASAAVANPTAMALTHVLHNKREFPFAAGAADLVVLSLGGSAPAAASSLGRPSPSSLLRIAGACQADMVDQAVSMAFVESRATNYVRIQGNGITPGETAEAALAERGVESVLFRGKKLMAQTNGERLDAVAEQLVQEHHRRLESKTPVVLVKPSATPRTSSSSASTLITVSTNSSSESP, from the exons ATGGCCACCACCTCGCTCGCACTGCTCGATCATCAGACGCTGCAGCTGCCATCACCGCCGGCGGTGGCGTACAACTGCGGCCGCTCCGACCGCCTGAGCCAGGAGATCTTCTCCATCCTCGAGTCCAACTTCCTGTTCGGCGCGTCGCCGCTGGAGGGCGGCGGCGCGTGCTCCGCGGGCCGCGTCCGCGTGCTCTCCATCGACGGGGGcgccgacggcggcgcgctcgccGCGGCCGCGCTGGTCCGCCTGGAACACCGCCTGCAGGAGCTCTCCGGCAACCCCGCCGCGCGCGTCGTGGACTTCTTCGACCTGGCCGCCGGCTCCGGGGCCGGCGGGTTCCTCGCGGCGGCGCTGTTCGCGTGCCGGATGCCCTCCGAGGCGGCGCGCGAGTTCGTGGCCAAGAACCGCAAGGTCCTGTCCGGGGGGCGCGGCGGGGGCCTGATGTCGATGTCGTTCCGGCGCGCCCGCCCCGAGGCCTTGTTCCGGAAGGTGTTCGGCGACCTGACGGTGCGCGACGCCGCGAAGCCGCTGCTGATCCCGTGCTACGACATGGCGAGCGCGGCGCCGTTCGTGTTCTCCCGCGCCGACGCCGTGGAGGCCGACGCGTTCGACTTCCCGCTGTGGCAGGTGTGCGCGGCGGCCTGCGGCGTGGGCCCCGCGGAGGTGGCGTCCCTGGACGGGCGCACCAGGCTGCACGCCGCGGCGGGGGCCGGCGGGGGTGGAGCGTCCGCCGCTGTGGCCaacccgacggccatggcgctcaCGCACGTGCTCCACAACAAGCGCGAGTTCCCCTTCGCCGCCGGCGCAGCCGACCTCGTGGTGCTGTCCCTCGGCGGgagcgcgcccgccgccgcctcctcgctgGGTCGCCCCTCGCCCTCCAGCCTCCTGCGCATCGCCGGAGCCTGCCAGGCCGACATG GTTGACCAGGCCGTGTCGATGGCGTTCGTGGAGAGCAGAGCGACCAACTACGTCCGCATCCAGGGCAACGGCATTACGCCCGGCGagacggcggaggcggcgctggCGGAGCGGGGCGTGGAGTCGGTGCTGTTCCGTGGCAAGAAGCTGATGGCGCAGACCAACGGCGAGCGGCTGGACGCCGTGGCGGAGCAGCTGGTCCAGGAGCACCACCGCCGGCTGGAGAGCAAGACCCCCGTGGTGCTGGTGAAGCCCTCCGCGACGCCGcggacgtcgtcgtcgtcggcgtccACGCTCATCACCGTGTCCACCAACTCCTCGTCGGAGTCGCCCTGA